From Quercus lobata isolate SW786 chromosome 1, ValleyOak3.0 Primary Assembly, whole genome shotgun sequence, one genomic window encodes:
- the LOC115986668 gene encoding DNA-directed RNA polymerase I subunit RPA12: protein MAYSHARDFMFCDLCGTVLSMRTTKYVQCPLCKFKRSMKEVAERETSYMVTAEDIRRELGITLINDQEVQLSKVKKKCEKCDNEEAEYWTMQMRSADEGQTTFYRCTKCSHKFSEN from the exons ATGGCGTATTCTCATGCACGTGATTTTATGTTCTGCGACTTATGTGGGACAGTACTATCTATGAGAACAACCAAGTATGTTCAATGCCCACTGTGCAAGTTTAAGCGCAGTATGAAAG AGGTAGCTGAAAGAGAAACTTCTTACATGGTCACAGCAGAG GATATCAGAAGGGAACTGGGTATAACTTTGATTAATGACCAGGAAGTGCAGTTATCAAAG GTAAAAAAGAAATGTGAAAAATGTGATAATGAAGAGGCTGAGTATTGGACGATGCAG ATGAGATCAGCAGATGAAGGACAGACTACATTTTACCGTTGCACCAAATGCAGCCATAAGTTTTCGGAGAATTAA